Proteins from one Rhodothermales bacterium genomic window:
- a CDS encoding tocopherol cyclase family protein — translation MPPAPWLDPDRYHGLRATRSFFEGWYYKLVDPAGRRTLAVIPGVFMSRRGDNRFAFVMTVDGASGQVAMERYPMEAFSASPRAFSIQIGPNRFSAQGLTLDLAGATPWRGELVFTDLSPWPVTLRAPGVMGWYAYVPFMECFHGVVSMDHRIEGTLDLGRETIDFTGGRGYTEKDWGRNFPASWVWMQGNHFPETGTSVSASIAIIPFLGTTFGGSIIGLRHEGRLYRFTTYTGARVRALDIEPGRVRVVAEDRRHRLEIEALTGPSARLFAPGAEDMIPRVDECLDAPLSVTLSERGGRVVFAGLSPAGAAEVQGDLPRLQAMLGLGPLA, via the coding sequence ATGCCGCCCGCCCCCTGGCTCGATCCCGACCGTTATCACGGCCTCCGCGCTACGCGCAGCTTCTTCGAAGGGTGGTATTACAAGCTGGTGGATCCGGCCGGCCGACGGACGCTGGCCGTGATCCCGGGTGTTTTCATGAGCCGGCGCGGCGACAACCGGTTTGCGTTTGTGATGACGGTAGATGGCGCGAGCGGGCAGGTGGCGATGGAGCGGTATCCGATGGAGGCCTTCAGCGCGTCGCCCCGGGCGTTCTCCATCCAGATCGGCCCCAATCGATTTTCGGCGCAGGGCCTGACGCTCGACCTCGCCGGCGCGACCCCATGGCGGGGCGAGCTTGTGTTCACCGACCTTTCCCCCTGGCCCGTCACCCTCCGCGCGCCGGGCGTCATGGGATGGTACGCGTATGTGCCGTTTATGGAGTGTTTCCACGGCGTCGTGAGCATGGACCACCGCATCGAGGGGACGCTGGATCTGGGCCGCGAAACCATCGACTTCACCGGCGGACGGGGGTACACGGAGAAGGATTGGGGGCGCAATTTTCCGGCGTCGTGGGTGTGGATGCAGGGCAATCATTTCCCGGAAACCGGCACCAGTGTCTCGGCCTCCATCGCCATCATCCCGTTTCTGGGGACGACGTTTGGCGGCTCAATCATTGGCCTGCGACACGAGGGCCGGCTCTATCGATTCACGACCTACACGGGGGCCCGCGTCCGCGCACTCGACATCGAGCCGGGCCGCGTGCGCGTCGTCGCCGAGGACCGGCGCCATCGGCTCGAAATCGAAGCCCTGACAGGTCCGTCTGCCCGGCTGTTTGCACCCGGAGCGGAGGATATGATCCCCCGGGTGGATGAGTGCCTGGACGCGCCGCTCAGCGTCACGCTTTCCGAACGCGGCGGCCGCGTAGTCTTCGCCGGCCTCAGCCCTGCCGGGGCCGCGGAAGTTCAGGGCGATCTACCACGGTTGCAGGCGATGCTCGGCCTCGGCCCGTTGGCCTGA
- a CDS encoding glyoxylate/hydroxypyruvate reductase A, translating into MALVFVCPNRDLSPWRRALQALAPDIDMRVWPDDAPADDVALAVAWKQPAGALHRYPKLKTVLSLGAGVDHFIGDPDLPRGPVYGRIVDPQLVAGMSVYVAGAVVSVHRGFDGYARRQAARYWDPEPAPPAGDWTVGILGLGAMGMDAARVLRSLGYTVLGWSTTPRVDAGFETFAGDAALDAMLPRCQVLVCLLPLTSRTRGILDRQLFNLLPRGACLVNAARGGHLVDADLLDALAEGRLGSAWLDVFTHEPLPADHPFWKHPHIRVTPHIASITNPATAAHQVVEDYRRAVAGQPPTFPVDLGREY; encoded by the coding sequence ATGGCCCTCGTATTTGTCTGCCCCAACCGCGATCTCTCACCCTGGCGCCGCGCCTTGCAGGCCCTTGCGCCCGATATCGACATGCGGGTATGGCCGGACGACGCGCCGGCGGATGATGTCGCCCTCGCCGTCGCCTGGAAACAGCCGGCCGGCGCCTTGCACCGCTACCCGAAGCTGAAGACCGTCCTCTCGCTTGGCGCCGGCGTCGACCACTTCATCGGTGATCCCGACCTCCCTCGTGGCCCGGTCTACGGCCGCATCGTCGACCCTCAACTCGTCGCCGGCATGAGCGTGTATGTGGCCGGCGCCGTGGTCTCCGTGCACCGCGGCTTCGATGGCTACGCGCGCCGCCAGGCGGCTCGGTATTGGGATCCTGAACCCGCCCCGCCGGCGGGCGACTGGACGGTCGGGATCCTTGGCCTCGGCGCCATGGGCATGGACGCCGCGCGTGTGCTCCGTTCCCTCGGCTACACCGTCCTCGGCTGGAGTACGACGCCCCGGGTGGACGCCGGCTTTGAGACGTTCGCCGGCGACGCCGCGCTCGACGCGATGCTGCCCCGGTGTCAGGTTCTTGTCTGCCTCCTGCCGCTCACGTCCCGCACCCGCGGTATCCTCGACCGGCAGCTGTTCAACCTCCTGCCGCGCGGCGCCTGCCTCGTCAACGCCGCGCGTGGCGGTCATCTCGTCGACGCCGACCTGCTCGACGCGCTGGCTGAAGGCCGGCTCGGCAGCGCCTGGCTCGATGTGTTCACCCACGAGCCCCTGCCGGCCGATCACCCGTTCTGGAAGCACCCGCACATCCGTGTCACCCCGCATATCGCCAGCATCACCAATCCCGCCACCGCGGCGCATCAGGTAGTGGAGGATTATCGCCGTGCGGTAGCCGGCCAGCCGCCCACGTTTCCGGTCGACCTTGGAAGGGAGTATTAA